Proteins from one Triticum aestivum cultivar Chinese Spring chromosome 7A, IWGSC CS RefSeq v2.1, whole genome shotgun sequence genomic window:
- the LOC123150499 gene encoding 65-kDa microtubule-associated protein 1 translates to MAGGITCGSLLQKLQLVWDEVGESDEDRDKVLYQLDQECLDVYKRKVDQATNSRDLLIQALDDSKIELARLLSALGEKAVARTPEKTSGTIKQQLAAIAPTLEQLNKKKNERKREFVSVQSQIDQICGEIAGTTEVGEQVATPQVNEDDLTLERLEDFRSQLQELEKEKSNRLEKVLEYVSMVHDLCTVLGMDFLSTVTEVHPSLDDSIADNCKSISDDTLSKLDKTVATLHEDKKLRLSKLQELAGQLYDLWDLMDAPTQERSMFGHVTCNRSASVDEVTAPGALALDLIEQAETEVQRLDQLKYSKMKEIAFKKQTELEDIYAGAHTVIDTAAAHMKLLALIEAGNIEPTELIADMEDQIAKAKEEALSRKDILDKVEKWMSACEEESWLEDYNRDDNRYNSSRGAHLNLKRAEKARILVSKIPALVETLVAKTRAWEESRGLSFMYDGVPLLAMLDEYVMLREEREEDKKRMKEQKRYVEQKLNTDHEGPFGSRVSPNRPATAKKIPGPKSNGTSMNGTPPSRRLSISGQQNGRSGGKDSKRDSMTKAVSSPGNGAAAAAAKEDASSHISGTDLAPTTP, encoded by the exons ATGGCCGGCGGCATCACTTGTGGATCCTTGCTGCAGAAATTACAG CTTGTGTGGGATGAAGTTGGTGAGAGTGACGAGGACCGTGACAAGGTCCTGTACCAGCTGGACCAGGAGTGCCTGGATGTTTACAAGAGGAAAGTTGATCAGGCCACCAACTCTAGGGATCTCCTTATCCAGGCGCTGGATGACTCAAAGATTGAGCTTGCCAGGCTTCTTTCTGCTCTCGGGGAAAAAGCGGTAGCAAGAACT CCTGAGAAGACATCAGGGACAATCAAGCAACAGCTAGCTGCTATCGCTCCAACACTTGAGCAGttgaataagaagaagaatgagaggaagagggaatttGTTAGTGTACAGTCACAAATTGATCAAATATGTGGTGAGATTGCTGGTACCACAGAGGTTGGTGAGCAGGTAGCTACACCACAGGTCAACGAGGATGATTTGACACTTGAGAGGCTTGAAGATTTTCGGTCCCAACTCCAGGAGCTTGAGAAAGAGAAG AGCAATAGGTTGGAGAAAGTTCTTGAGTATGTAAGTATGGTGCATGATCTATGTACTGTCTTGGGGATGGATTTTCTCAGCACCGTGACTGAAGTTCATCCCAGTCTAGATGACTCTATTGCTGATAACTGCAAGAGCATCAGCGACGATACATTATCAAAACTTGACAAGACAGTAGCCACACTTCATGAAGATAAAAAGTTGAGGCTAAGCAAG CTTCAAGAGCTTGCTGGTCAACTGTATGATCTTTGGGATCTCATGGATGCTCCGACACAAGAAAGGAGCATGTTTGGTCATGTTACCTGCAACAGATCAGCATCTGTAGATGAAGTCActgctcctggagctcttgccctTGATTTAATTGAACAG GCTGAGACAGAGGTTCAAAGGCTAGACCAGCTAAAATACAGCAAGATGAAAGAAATCGCTTTCAAGAAGCAAACTGAGTTGGAAGACATCTATGCCGGTGCTCACACAGTAATAGACACCGCAGCTGCCCATATGAAATTGTTGGCACTGATTGAGGCAGGGAACATAGAACCAACAGAACTAATTGCAGATATGGAAGATCAGATAGCAAAAGCAAAGGAAGAAGCATTGAGCAGGAAAGATATATTGGATAAAGTTGAAAAATGGATGTCTGCGTGTGAAGAAGAAAGCTGGCTTGAAGATTATAACAGA GATGACAACAGATATAACTCCAGCCGAGGTGCCCATCTGAATCTCAAACGCGCGGAAAAAGCTCGTATTCTTGTCAGCAAGATTCCAG CGCTTGTCGAAACTCTGGTGGCCAAGACTAGAGCATGGGAAGAGAGCCGTGGTCTGTCCTTTATGTATGACGGTGTACCGCTTCTAGCTATGTTGGACGAGTATGTTATGCTGAGGGAGGAAAGAGAAGAAGACAAGAAAAGAATGAAG GAACAAAAGCGCTACGTCGAGCAGAAACTGAACACTGACCATGAAGGGCCGTTTGGATCGCGAGTCAGCCCCAACAGGCCTGCTACGGCGAAGAAGATACCTGGCCCAAAGTCCAACGGCACCTCCATGAACGGCACTCCTCCGAGCAGAAGACTATCAATCAGTGGCCAGCAGAATGGAAGGTCTGGGGGGAAGGACAGCAAGAGAGACAGCATGACGAAGGCCGTGTCGTCTCCGGGgaacggagccgccgccgcagCTGCCAAGGAAGACGCATCCTCCCACATCTCCGGCACCGACCTGGCTCCGACCACGCCGTGA